The Spirochaetaceae bacterium genome includes the window AGGCTTCGCCCGTTCTCTTGGGGCGGACACCGAGCCGCACGGTTGGAACGAGTGGTTCGGTGGGACTCCCAACGCCACGCTGATTCGACTCTATAACGAGTTCCAAACAGCGACCAGCGAGGCGGAGCTGATACGAATCGCCAAGGAGTTCGACCAGTACCTCGTTTCGCAGCATTTTCAGGTATGGACCGGCAAGGCGCCCGGATTCCAGGTGGCGCATCCGTGGGTCAAGGGCTGGAACGGCGAGACGTTCGTGCACCCAGAAAACTATCACGAGGTTCTTGCCCGGCTCTGGCTCGACCCGGACCTGAAGGCAGAAATGGGGTTTTGACGCTCGCTTCCAACGTCAGCGTTTACGGGCGAACACGGGGTGGCGGGAACAACCTGCCACCCCTTCTTATGGTGCCGTGATGATGAGAGGAGGTGAGCTGAGATGCGGGCGTATGTGATCAGGCGGATACTGCTGGTGATCCCGACCCTGTTCATCGTCACCGTCCTGGTGTTTCTCTCGGTTCGCTTCATTCCCGGCGACATCATCGACGTGATGAAAGCCCGGATGACCGACACCCAGGGCGGCACGATCGATGAGGAGGCTCTGAAGAGACGACTCGGACTCGATAAACCCGTCTACGCGCAATACGCGAAGTGGATCGGTGACATCGTCCTGCGTGGCACCCTCGGCCGCTCGCTGTACAGCAGCTCGTTGGGCAGCGCCACGGTGGAACAGAAACTCGCCGGCAGGGTCGGGGTAACGGTCGAGCTGGGGCTGCTGGCGATCCTCACTGGGGTCATCATCGCCGTGCCGATCGGCATCTACTCGGCGATTCGCCAATACACGCTGGCCGACTACGCCGGCCGGGCGGTCGCCATCTTCGGCCTGGCGACACCCAACTTCTGGCTGGGACTGATGGTGATGATCTACCCCGCAATCTGGTGGGGCTGGACGCCGCCGCTGACGCACGTGCGCTTCACCGAAGACCCATGGGCCAATCTCGGCATGTTGATCATTCCCGCCGTGATTCTGGGGACCTACCTGGCAGCGAGCACCATGCGCATGACGCGCACGATGATGCTGGAGGTGCTGCGCCAGGACTATGTGAGGACCTCCTGGGCCAAGGGCCTGGCGGAGAGGACGGTGGTGCTGCGCCACGCGGTCAAGAACGCCCTCATCCCGGTGGTGACCCTGGTGGCGCTGCAGTTGCCCATCATCGCCGGCGGCTCGGTGATCATCGAGAACATCTTCAATCTCCCGGGGCTCGGCAGTCTGATGCTGTCTGCCCTCAACGCGCGCGACTACCCGGTGGTCTCCGGCGTGAACCTGTTATTTGCCTCGGTGGTGGTGTTGATCAACCTCGGCACCGACCTGACCTACGCCCTGCTGGATCCGCGGGTGCGCTATGAGTGAGCCGGCGCCGGGCGCCGCGGCCGGAGCCGGCCGCGCAGGCGCAGGCGGAGGCGCACGCGGGGGCACAGGCGCTGGCGGAAGCGGAGGCGCAGGCGCACGCGGTGGTGGCGGCCCAAACGGAGGCGCGGGTGCCGGACCCTCCGCGGCGGACGCTCCTGCACCGGCGCGCCGGCGACCGGCGGCCAGCTTCCTCTCGCGGCTGCTGAAGGAACAGCCGCTGGGAGCCATTGGCGGCCTCATCGTCGTGGCACTGGTGTTCATCACCATCTTCGCCGCGCAGCTCGCGCCCTACGAATTCGACCGCGGCCGGGTGCAGGACCGGATGCAGGGCCCGTCCCCCGCGCACCTGCTGGGCACCGACCACGTCGGCCGCGACTTCCTGAGCCGCCTCATCATCGGCGCGCGCCTGTCGATTACGGTCGGGCTCGCGGCAACGTCGTTGAATGTCATCGTCGCGTTGCTGATCGGCGGCACCAGCGGCTTCATCGGCGGGCGGGTGGACATCTACGCGCAACGGTTCGTGGACGCGTGGATGTCGTTTCCGGGGCTGCTGTTGCTGCTTACGATCATGTCTATCGCCGGGCGCGGGGTGGTGCAGATCATCGTCGTGCTCGGGGTGGCCGGCGGCATTCCCGCGTCACGGGTGGTGCGCGGCGCGGTGATCGGGGTCAAGGAGAACGCCTACTTCCAGGCCGCGGAGGCGATCGGTGCCCGCACGCTGCGCACGCTCGTCCGTCACGTGCTGCCCAACATCGCCGCGCCGCTGATCGTCGTGTTCAGCATCAACGTCGGCGGCGTGATCATTGCCGAGGCGTCGCTGAGCTTCCTGGGCTTCGGCCTGCCGGTGACCGTTCCGAGCTGGGGCGGCATGCTGAGCCGCGAGGGCCGCCAGTACATGGAGATTGCGCCGCGGCTGGCGCTGTGGCCGGGGCTGTGCCTGACGGTGACGGTCTACGCCCTCAACCTGTTCGGCGACGCGGTGCGCGACCTGCTGGACCCGCGCCTGCGCGGCGCCGCCGGTCGCTACGGGGGCGGGCGCCGCCCACGCCGCACGCCGCGCCACCGCGGCGTGCACCCGCACCGTCCATGAGCCTTGCGCAGCCTTGCTGGCGCCGGCGGCCCTCCCGATTTGGCGAACTGGTTTACCATCGTGGTAAGAATAGCTACACTCTCAGTATGATCCACAAGCGTCACCGGACTACGGTATCCGAGAAGGGCCAGATCACGATTCCCAAGGCACTCAGAGAAACGCTTGGCATCCGCCCCGGGA containing:
- a CDS encoding ABC transporter permease; its protein translation is MRAYVIRRILLVIPTLFIVTVLVFLSVRFIPGDIIDVMKARMTDTQGGTIDEEALKRRLGLDKPVYAQYAKWIGDIVLRGTLGRSLYSSSLGSATVEQKLAGRVGVTVELGLLAILTGVIIAVPIGIYSAIRQYTLADYAGRAVAIFGLATPNFWLGLMVMIYPAIWWGWTPPLTHVRFTEDPWANLGMLIIPAVILGTYLAASTMRMTRTMMLEVLRQDYVRTSWAKGLAERTVVLRHAVKNALIPVVTLVALQLPIIAGGSVIIENIFNLPGLGSLMLSALNARDYPVVSGVNLLFASVVVLINLGTDLTYALLDPRVRYE
- a CDS encoding ABC transporter permease, which codes for MALVFITIFAAQLAPYEFDRGRVQDRMQGPSPAHLLGTDHVGRDFLSRLIIGARLSITVGLAATSLNVIVALLIGGTSGFIGGRVDIYAQRFVDAWMSFPGLLLLLTIMSIAGRGVVQIIVVLGVAGGIPASRVVRGAVIGVKENAYFQAAEAIGARTLRTLVRHVLPNIAAPLIVVFSINVGGVIIAEASLSFLGFGLPVTVPSWGGMLSREGRQYMEIAPRLALWPGLCLTVTVYALNLFGDAVRDLLDPRLRGAAGRYGGGRRPRRTPRHRGVHPHRP